The DNA segment TCACCAGTTTCGGGTCGGGCCAGCGGAGCGGAACCATCTCCATGATCATCCCGAACCGCTCGCCGGGCGTCACGCGGGAGAGGACGAGCCCCGTCGCAAGGATCAGGAGAAAGACGATGGCGTATACACTGAACGCCGCCGCGATGCCGACGAAACTCGCCACGATCCCGGCGATGATGACCGTCCGGGCCGAGCAGGGGACCATCGTGACCAGGAACGAGGCGATGATCCGCTCACGCCGGGAGCGCAGGAGCCGGATGCTCATGATGGCCGGCACGTTGCACCCGAACGCCAAGGTGAGAGGGATGACCGCACCGCCGTGCATCCCGACCCGGTGCATCGCGTTGTCGGCGAGGAATGCCGCCCGGGTCATGTATCCGGAGTCCTCGAGGACGGAGATGATGATGTAGAAGAGGAAGACGTACGGGAACGCTATCCCGAGACCCGCCTGAAGCGCGAGCAGGACGGATACCCCCAGTTCTTCGGCGAGCGGGGGCAGCCCGAGCGCGACGAACGGCTGCATCGCATACACCTCGAAGAACCCCACGATCATCTCTTCAAGAAACGATCCCGCGATGAAGACGAAGAGGAGCATCCCGACGAGGATACCGATGAGGATCGGCATCCCGGGGATGAGCCGCGTCAGGATGCTGTCCGGATCGGTCTGGGGGAGTTCCGTCTCCTCTTTTACGGTGAGGTCGGCGATCTTGTGCGCGAAGTTGTGCCGGTTGGCCGCGATGATCTGGGCGACCGTCATCCGGTGCCGGGACTCGATCTCGTCGGAGATCGTCCGCGCCGCCTCGAGCTGTTCCGGGTTATCGCCGAACCCGAGGAGCGCACGGACGCTCTCCTTCCGATCGACATCGAACATCTTCCCGAGGCTCCGGACGGCCGCCTCGATGTGGTGGTCGTACGGGATCTCGACCATCGACGGGCTCGAGGCGGCGAGCGCCGCCGGGATGATCCGGTCGATGTTCTTCCCCAGCGACGCCGCCGTCAGGATCACCTCGACACCGAGAAGGTCCCGGATCGGGCCGGGATCGATCTCAAGCCCCCGTTTTGCGGCTTCGTCGGCCATGTTCAGCACGACGACCATCGGGAGGCCGTACTCCGCCACCTGGAGGAGAAGGTAGAGGTTGCGTTCAAGGCGGGTGACGTTCGCCACCACGATGACCGCATCGACGTCCTGCTGCTCCAGGAACCGGCGGACCAGGCCTTCCTCGTCCGAATTTCCTTCCAGCGAGTAGACGCCGGGCAGGTCCACGAGTTCGAAGATCTCCCGCTGGAAACAGGTGTTGCCCCGCTGCAGCTCGACGGTGGTTCCGGGGTAGTTGCTCACCTCCACCCCGAGGCCGGTGAGCTGGTTGAAGATCAGCGATTTGCCGACGCTGGGGTTGCCGATCAGCGCGAACCTCATGGACACGACTCCACGACGATTGATCTCGCGATCTCGGGGCTGATGGCAATATCGCAGCCTTTCACCCTGACGACGACCGACTCGTTCGGGAGCTTGCGCCGGATCTGCACGATCTCGCCGGGGAAGATGCCGAGGTCGAGCAGCCTCCGGTGCCGCCGATGACCGCGCATCATCGCCACCCGGACAGTATCGCCTTCCTTGCAGTCGAGCAGCGTGCAGACATCGTGCCCCCGGCAACGTCCCATACGTCCCGGCGGGGACTGGGCGCCGTCCATGTAGGAGGAGAGCCGCTCGATGGTCTCGTCGGATATCCCGTGCTCGAGCGTGCAGGCCTCCCTGCTTGCCGCGTCCTCATCGACGCCGAGCATCTCCGTCAAAAAACACTGGAGAACGCGGTGTTTCCGCGCCACCACCGACGCCACCGACGCACCCTTCCCGGTAAGCCTGACAGCGTCTCCGTCCGCCCGCTCCAGGTATCCTTCCTCGACCAGAGCGGCGACGGTCGTCCCGGCGGCCTCCTTCCCGGTATCGAGGGCTGCCGTTATCTCGTCCAGCGTCGCCGACTGCCCGCCGTTTTCCGTGATCGTGAGGATCGCTTCGAGGTAATCCTCAAACGTGGAAGGAAGCATGCTACATTTTCTTTTACTTCTACAAGTTTATGGATTTGGGTTGTGCTATCGGGATCGGGGTGCAATAAGAAGGAGAACCACGCCACCGCGTGACGGAGACCGGGACCCAGGACAGTGCTTCGCGCGGCGGATATCCTGCACATGTACCCGCCGAGCATCAACGCCTATATGGTTCGGGGACGATCGGTGATCATGGAACCCCCGCAGAGCCAGATCACGAACAGGGATGTTGCCGAACGGCTCGCGTTCATGGCCCGCCTGCTCGGGATCGCGGGGGAGGATCGGTACCGGATCGCTGCCTACGAACGGGCGGCGCGGCAGATCGACCGTCTTTCTTTCCCGGTCGCCGGGCTCGACGAGGAAGAACTCACCCGTATCCCGGGGATCGGAGACCGGATTGCCGGACAGATCCGGGAGATCGCCGC comes from the Methanoculleus marisnigri JR1 genome and includes:
- the feoB gene encoding ferrous iron transport protein B, with amino-acid sequence MRFALIGNPSVGKSLIFNQLTGLGVEVSNYPGTTVELQRGNTCFQREIFELVDLPGVYSLEGNSDEEGLVRRFLEQQDVDAVIVVANVTRLERNLYLLLQVAEYGLPMVVVLNMADEAAKRGLEIDPGPIRDLLGVEVILTAASLGKNIDRIIPAALAASSPSMVEIPYDHHIEAAVRSLGKMFDVDRKESVRALLGFGDNPEQLEAARTISDEIESRHRMTVAQIIAANRHNFAHKIADLTVKEETELPQTDPDSILTRLIPGMPILIGILVGMLLFVFIAGSFLEEMIVGFFEVYAMQPFVALGLPPLAEELGVSVLLALQAGLGIAFPYVFLFYIIISVLEDSGYMTRAAFLADNAMHRVGMHGGAVIPLTLAFGCNVPAIMSIRLLRSRRERIIASFLVTMVPCSARTVIIAGIVASFVGIAAAFSVYAIVFLLILATGLVLSRVTPGERFGMIMEMVPLRWPDPKLVMKKAWSRLSEFLFIAMPLLLAGSVVLGLLEFFGVMTFFEGLVEPYTMALLGLPGYSATALAFGILRKEMAFETLAILAGTADLGAVLSSLQLYIFAVVTVLFVPCLATITVLLREVGSKITLAITAYTVALGLLIGSLLFHLLG
- a CDS encoding metal-dependent transcriptional regulator, with protein sequence MLPSTFEDYLEAILTITENGGQSATLDEITAALDTGKEAAGTTVAALVEEGYLERADGDAVRLTGKGASVASVVARKHRVLQCFLTEMLGVDEDAASREACTLEHGISDETIERLSSYMDGAQSPPGRMGRCRGHDVCTLLDCKEGDTVRVAMMRGHRRHRRLLDLGIFPGEIVQIRRKLPNESVVVRVKGCDIAISPEIARSIVVESCP